Proteins from a genomic interval of Cucumis melo cultivar AY chromosome 7, USDA_Cmelo_AY_1.0, whole genome shotgun sequence:
- the LOC103494648 gene encoding potassium transporter 5 — translation MGEEKVGEEGTKKLKGRKSSWATLRRVDSLNLEAGRVPATAAHRLPTVNWQRTLSLAFQSVGVVYGDIGTSPLYVYASTFSNGIENTDDVIGVLSLIIYTIALIPLLKYVFIVLWANDNGDGGTFALYSLLCRYVKVGLIPNEQPEDRELSNYQLVLPSNLRRSQKVKEKLENSMFAKIVLFLVTIAGTSMVIGDGVLTPSISVLSAVSGISSLGTDAVVGISVAILVILFCIQRFGTDKVGFSFAPIIFTWFAFIGGIGLFNLFKHDPSVLKAFNPKYIFDYFKRNGKEAWVSLGGVFLCITGTEAMFADLGHFNVRAIQISFSSIVFPALLAAYSGQAAYLRKFPDHVGNTFYDSVPDPLYWPTFVVAVAASIIASQAMISGAFAIISQSLALGCFPRVKVIHTSPKYEGQVYIPEINYLLMIACVIVTAAFKTTDNIGHAYGIAVVTVMIMTTAMVSLIMIVIWKTSIWLIVLFILIFGSIELLYFSSVLYKFTQGGFLPLVLAFFLMTIMVVWHYVHRERYIFELNNKVSSGYITDLANNPDVNRIPGIGLLYSELVQGIPPIFPHFISSIPSVHSVIVFVSIKSIPISKVAPDERFLFRQVEPKEYRMFRCVVRYGYKDIVIGSDEFERQLVGSLIQFIRQEHIMLEGVPIDPPVSAATVHVQGETVSAEVANHSSRRSSGSIQPVGASTKSRGSSNGTADRQVLGVAAVEEEVAFIEKAMKKGVVYLLGEAEVVAEPKSSLFKKMVVNYGYSFLRKNFRQGENVLEIPRTRLLRVGMTYEI, via the exons ATGGGAGAGGAGAAAGTAGGGGAAGAAGGCACCAAGAAATTGAAAGGAAGAAAGTCCTCATGGGCAACCCTCCGCCGTGTCGACTCGCTCAATCTTGAGGCTGGTCGGGTTCCTGCCACTGCCGCCCATCGACTCCCCACT GTAAATTGGCAACGAACATTGAGTTTGGCATTTCAGAGCGTGGGAGTGGTGTACGGCGACATCGGGACATCACCGTTGTACGTGTATGCAAGCACGTTCAGCAACGGTATCGAGAACACAGACGACGTGATCGGAGTTCTATCGCTGATAATCTACACCATAGCATTGATCCCATTGTTGAAGTATGTGTTCATTGTGCTTTGGGCAAATGACAATGGTGATGGTGGAACATTTGCCCTTTACTCATTGTTGTGCCGCTACGTGAAAGTAGGGTTGATTCCAAACGAACAGCCGGAGGATAGAGAGCTCTCTAATTATCAGCTTGTTCTGCCTTCTAATCTGAGAAGGTCTCAAAAGGTGAAGGAGAAACTTGAGAACAGTATGTTTGCAAAAATTGTTCTCTTTCTCGTCACTATTGCTGGAACTTCCATGGTTATTGGTGATGGAGTTCTCACTCCATCTATTTCCG TACTCTCAGCAGTGAGTGGAATCAGTTCACTAGGAACAG ATGCAGTTGTGGGGATTTCAGTAGCAATTCTTGTAATTCTATTCTGCATTCAAAGATTTGGAACTGACAAAGTGGGATTCTCATTTGCTCCAATAATATTTACTTGGTTTGCATTCATCGGTGGAATTGGCCTTTTCAATTTGTTCAAGCATGACCCTTCTGTTCTTAAAGCTTTTAACCCTAAATATATCTTTGATTATTTCAAAAGAAATGGCAAAGAAGCCTGGGTTTCTCTTGGTGGTGTTTTTCTTTGCATCACAG GGACTGAGGCCATGTTTGCTGATTTGGGTCACTTCAATGTTAGAGCTATCCAG ATTAGTTTCTCTTCCATTGTATTTCCTGCTTTATTAGCAGCTTACAGTGGGCAAGCTGCATATCTAAGAAAATTCCCAGACCATGTTGGCAATACTTTCTATGACTCCGTTCCAG ATCCTTTATACTGGCCAACATTCGTAGTTGCAGTAGCGGCTTCAATCATAGCAAGTCAAGCAATGATCTCAGGAGCATTTGCCATAATATCACAATCTTTAGCTTTAGGTTGCTTCCCAAGAGTAAAAGTAATCCACACTTCACCCAAATATGAAGGCCAAGTTTACATCCCAGAGATCAATTACCTTCTAATGATAGCATGTGTCATCGTAACCGCTGCCTTCAAAACCACTGATAACATCGGTCACGCCTACGGCATTGCCGTTGTCACCGTCATGATCATGACTACTGCCATGGTTTCTCTCATCATGATCGTCATTTGGAAGACGAGTATTTGGTTGATAGTTTTGTTCATTCTCATCTTTGGCTCTATCGAACTTCTCTATTTCTCGTCGGTTCTTTACAAGTTCACTCAAGGCGGGTTTCTCCCTCTTGTTCTTGCATTTTTTCTCATGACTATCATGGTTGTGTGGCATTATGTTCATAGGGAAAGATACATTTTTGAACTTAATAATAAGGTTTCTAGTGGGTATATAACTGATTTAGCTAATAATCCTGATGTTAACCGAATCCCTGGAATTGGCCTTCTTTACTCCGAGTTGGTTCAAGGTATTCCTCCCATTTTCCCTCACTTCATTTCTAGTATTCCTTCGGTTCACTCCGTTATCGTCTTCGTCTCCATCAAGTCCATTCCAATCAGCAAAGTCGCACCCGACGAACGGTTTTTGTTTCGCCAAGTGGAGCCGAAGGAGTATCGTATGTTTCGATGTGTTGTCAG ATATGGATATAAAGACATAGTAATCGGCTCTGATGAGTTTGAGCGGCAGTTGGTTGGGAGCTTGATACAATTCATACGCCAAGAACATATAATGCTAGAAGGTGTACCAATTGACCCGCCAGTTTCAGCCGCAACAGTGCATGTCCAAGGTGAAACGGTATCTGCCGAAGTGGCAAATCATTCGTCTCGCCGCTCGTCAGGCTCCATTCAGCCAGTCGGTGCATCGACAAAATCGAGGGGGTCGTCAAATGGAACGGCTGATCGTCAAGTACTAGGAGTGGCTGCAGTGGAGGAAGAGGTGGCATTTATAGAGAAAGCGATGAAAAAAGGAGTGGTTTACTTGCTGGGAGAAGCAGAAGTAGTGGCTGAACCAAAATCTTCATTGTTTAAGAAAATGGTGGTTAATTATGGTTATAGTTTCTTGAGGAAGAACTTCAGGCAGGGAGAGAATGTTCTTGAGATTCCACGTACTAGGCTTTTAAGGGTTGGAATGACTTATGAAATATGA
- the LOC103494647 gene encoding probable 3-beta-hydroxysteroid-Delta(8),Delta(7)-isomerase, producing MAGASEAAPHPYVPTDLKLPDYVPISLPLSTILGGYLLSSLFLVLLLWTLSGRLTKKTKIDRLLMCWWIFTGLTHMVLEGYFVFSPEFYKDKTSFYLAEVWKEYSKGDSRYAARESGIVGIEGLTSVLEGPACILAAYAIASGKSYSYILQFAISLGQLYGTLLYYITAVLDGDDFSSGPIYYYSYYVVANSFWLLIPSLIAIRCWKKICNAMSIESQMKTKSL from the exons ATGGCAGGGGCATCTGAAGCTGCTCCCCATCCTTACGTTCCCACCGATCTCAAACTCCCTGACTATGTTCCTATTTCACTTCCTCTCTCTACTATTCTCGGCGGCTACCTCCTGTCTTCTCTCTTCCTCGTTCTCCTTCTTTGGACGCTTTCCG GACGACTTACCAAAAAGACAAAGATTGATAGGTTGCTGATGTGCTGGTGGATATTTACTGGCCTTACCCACATGGTTCTCGAGGGTTACTTTGTTTTTTCTCCAGAATTTTACAAGGACAAGACTTCTTTCTACCTTGCCGAAGTTT GGAAAGAATACAGCAAGGGAGATTCTCGATACGCAGCTAGGGAGTCTGGAATTGTCGGTATTGAAGGACTGACTTCTGTTTTAGAGGGTCCAGCTTGCATCTTAGCAGC GTACGCGATAGCATCGGGAAAGTCGTACAGTTACATACTACAGTTCGCCATATCATTGGGTCAGCTCTACGGGACATTGTTGTACTACATAACAGCTGTGTTAGATGGTGATGATTTTTCTTCAGGTCCAATTTATTACTATTCATACTACGTAGTGGCAAACTCATTCTGGCTTCTTATCCCCTCGCTTATTGCTATACGGTGTTGGAAGAAAATTTGCAATGCAATGAGCATTGAAAGCCAAATGAAAACCAAAAGCCTCTAA
- the LOC103494649 gene encoding uncharacterized protein LOC103494649 isoform X1 yields MAVLKLILTHARRHSFAKPPSLSTPQFLHFRRSLSSSQSDSNPDPESPPDQSSPRTSRSVPIQPVSYAVKPKQEADENQDSPEPLQSPPPPQGPPPPPRPEGRRTWTREDVRYMKDSPSITPVSYAARVAPLPEDTGSGGGEEGVVSGQMEEERKKIEAANQWRRRVLKVEEDKVTAPFPMLIKVEKKEQKVVLDLTDAIRQVKAAAKGNFDETVEAHARLGVDARKMQVLGNMTLPHSIGKTVKVAFFAEGADAEEARAAGADIVGGVELIEQIASSRKFNADKCFSTPEMMRRIGKISKILRQRGLLPDPKLGTVTSDIKGALKKAREGHMHFKMDSTSIVHVGLGKVSHSEEFLRENIGAFVNALLLAKPAGLKKASKYAGYLNSFHICSTMGPGFPITIQSLSKVADQYNKNLFITKHQL; encoded by the exons ATGGCAGTTCTCAAGCTCATCCTCACTCATGCTCGCCGCCATTCCTTTGCCAAACCTCCTTCTCTTTCAACTCCCCAGTTCCTTCACTTTCGTAGATCACTCTCTTCCTCTCAATCTGATTCAAACCCAGATCCCGAGTCTCCCCCTGATCAATCCTCTCCAAGAACCTCTCGTTCCGTTCCCATTCAGCCAGTTTCCTATGCCGTCAAGCCCAAGCAAGAAGCCGATGAGAACCAAGATTCCCCAGAACCGCTTCAATCTCCTCCGCCTCCACAGgggccgccgccgccgccacgCCCTGAAGGTCGGAGGACGTGGACTCGTGAGGATGTTCGGTATATGAAGGATAGTCCATCTATAACTCCTGTTTCTTATGCGGCGCGTGTTGCTCCGCTTCCGGAAGATACGGGTTCGGGTGGAGGAGAAGAGGGTGTGGTGAGTGGGCAAATGGAggaggaaaggaagaaaattgAGGCGGCGAATCAATGGAGGAGGAGGGTTTTGAAGGTTGAGGAGGATAAAGTTACTGCTCCATTTCCAATGCTGATCAAAGTCGAGAAGAAGGAACAGAAGGTAGTTCTTGATTTGACGGACGCTATCCGGCAAGTGAAG GCTGCTGCCAAGGGAAATTTTGATGAGACTGTTGAAGCACATGCAAGATTGGGGGTTGATGCTAGGAAAATG CAAGTTCTGGGTAACATGACTCTGCCCCATTCCATTGGGAAG ACTGTCAAAGTGGCTTTCTTTGCTGAAGGGGCTGACGCTGAGGAAGCAAGGGCTGCTGGAGCTGATATTGTAGGTGGCGTTGAACTTATAGAGCAAATTGCAA GCAGTCGGAAATTCAATGCTGACAAGTGTTTCTCTACCCCTGAAATGATGAGGCGCATCGGCAAG ATTTCCAAGATTTTGAGACAGCGTGGATTGCTACCAGATCCTAAA CTAGGTACTGTGACCAGTGATATCAAAGGAGCCTTAAAGAAAGCAAGAGAAGGACACATGCATTTTAAAATGGATTCCACATCTATTGTGCATGTGGGGCTTGGGAAG GTGAGTCATTCAGAAGAGTTCTTACGAGAAAATATTGGTGCATTTGTGAATGCTCTTTTGCTTGCAAAGCCTGCCGGCTTGAAAAAAG CCTCAAAATATGCTGGATATTTAAATTCCTTCCACATATGTAGCACG ATGGGTCCCGGATTCCCAATCACAATACAATCACTGTCCAAAGTTGCAGATCAATACAACAAAAA TTTGTTTATCACTAAACACCAGCTGTGA
- the LOC103494649 gene encoding uncharacterized protein LOC103494649 isoform X2, which produces MAVLKLILTHARRHSFAKPPSLSTPQFLHFRRSLSSSQSDSNPDPESPPDQSSPRTSRSVPIQPVSYAVKPKQEADENQDSPEPLQSPPPPQGPPPPPRPEGRRTWTREDVRYMKDSPSITPVSYAARVAPLPEDTGSGGGEEGVVSGQMEEERKKIEAANQWRRRVLKVEEDKVTAPFPMLIKVEKKEQKVVLDLTDAIRQVKAAAKGNFDETVEAHARLGVDARKMQVLGNMTLPHSIGKTVKVAFFAEGADAEEARAAGADIVGGVELIEQIASSRKFNADKCFSTPEMMRRIGKISKILRQRGLLPDPKLGTVTSDIKGALKKAREGHMHFKMDSTSIVHVGLGKVSHSEEFLRENIGAFVNALLLAKPAGLKKASKYAGYLNSFHICSTMGPGFPITIQSLSKVADQYNKKYLSGVVR; this is translated from the exons ATGGCAGTTCTCAAGCTCATCCTCACTCATGCTCGCCGCCATTCCTTTGCCAAACCTCCTTCTCTTTCAACTCCCCAGTTCCTTCACTTTCGTAGATCACTCTCTTCCTCTCAATCTGATTCAAACCCAGATCCCGAGTCTCCCCCTGATCAATCCTCTCCAAGAACCTCTCGTTCCGTTCCCATTCAGCCAGTTTCCTATGCCGTCAAGCCCAAGCAAGAAGCCGATGAGAACCAAGATTCCCCAGAACCGCTTCAATCTCCTCCGCCTCCACAGgggccgccgccgccgccacgCCCTGAAGGTCGGAGGACGTGGACTCGTGAGGATGTTCGGTATATGAAGGATAGTCCATCTATAACTCCTGTTTCTTATGCGGCGCGTGTTGCTCCGCTTCCGGAAGATACGGGTTCGGGTGGAGGAGAAGAGGGTGTGGTGAGTGGGCAAATGGAggaggaaaggaagaaaattgAGGCGGCGAATCAATGGAGGAGGAGGGTTTTGAAGGTTGAGGAGGATAAAGTTACTGCTCCATTTCCAATGCTGATCAAAGTCGAGAAGAAGGAACAGAAGGTAGTTCTTGATTTGACGGACGCTATCCGGCAAGTGAAG GCTGCTGCCAAGGGAAATTTTGATGAGACTGTTGAAGCACATGCAAGATTGGGGGTTGATGCTAGGAAAATG CAAGTTCTGGGTAACATGACTCTGCCCCATTCCATTGGGAAG ACTGTCAAAGTGGCTTTCTTTGCTGAAGGGGCTGACGCTGAGGAAGCAAGGGCTGCTGGAGCTGATATTGTAGGTGGCGTTGAACTTATAGAGCAAATTGCAA GCAGTCGGAAATTCAATGCTGACAAGTGTTTCTCTACCCCTGAAATGATGAGGCGCATCGGCAAG ATTTCCAAGATTTTGAGACAGCGTGGATTGCTACCAGATCCTAAA CTAGGTACTGTGACCAGTGATATCAAAGGAGCCTTAAAGAAAGCAAGAGAAGGACACATGCATTTTAAAATGGATTCCACATCTATTGTGCATGTGGGGCTTGGGAAG GTGAGTCATTCAGAAGAGTTCTTACGAGAAAATATTGGTGCATTTGTGAATGCTCTTTTGCTTGCAAAGCCTGCCGGCTTGAAAAAAG CCTCAAAATATGCTGGATATTTAAATTCCTTCCACATATGTAGCACG ATGGGTCCCGGATTCCCAATCACAATACAATCACTGTCCAAAGTTGCAGATCAATACAACAAAAAGTACTTAAGTGGCGTAGTTCGCTGA
- the LOC103494651 gene encoding aquaporin NIP6-1, translating to MDTEEAPSTPVTPGTPGAPLFGRVKENQHGSENGKRSLLKSWICFNVDDSWGSEEGGLSKIVSSCSLPYPPVSLARKVGAEFIGTLILIFAGTATAIVNQKTEGTETLIGLAASTGLAVMIVILSTGHISGAHLNPAVTIAFAALKQFPWKHVPLYIGAQMVASLCSSFALKWIFDPIMGGGATVPSCGYAQAFALEFIISFNLMFVLTAVATDTRAVGELAGIAVGATVMLNILIAGQTTGASMNPVRTLGPAIAANNFKAIWIYLTAPILGTLCGAGIYTAVKLPDKDGDSRLPSTAASFRR from the exons ATGGATACAGAGGAAGCTCCATCGACACCGGTGACGCCGGGAACTCCGGGAGCTCCACTGTTTGGACGGGTGAAAGAAAATCAGCATGGAAGTGAGAATGGTAAAAGATCTCTTCTCAAAAGTTGGATCTGTTTCAATGTTGATGATAGTTGGGGGAGTGAAGAAGGAGGCTTATCTAAAATAGTCTCTTCTTGTTCATTGCCATACCCTCCTGTTTCACTTGCAAGAAAG GTGGGAGCAGAGTTTATAGGCACTTTGATTCTCATATTTGCCGGAACTGCCACCGCCATAGTGAACCAAAAGACGGAAGGAACCGAAACGTTGATCGGCCTGGCGGCTTCCACCGGCCTTGCAGTGATGATCGTGATCTTGTCAACGGGTCACATCTCCGGAGCCCATCTGAATCCAGCCGTCACCATTGCTTTTGCTGCATTGAAGCAGTTTCCTTGGAAGCAT GTGCCATTGTATATTGGAGCTCAAATGGTGGCTTCTTTGTGTTCTTCGTTTGCATTGAAATGGATCTTTGATCCAATAATGGGAGGAGGAGCCACTGTTCCTTCATGTGGATATGCCCAAGCTTTTGCTCTCGAGTTTATTATTAGCTTCAACCTCATGTTTGTCCTCACCGCCGTTGCTACCGACACTCGAGCT GTGGGAGAGTTGGCGGGAATCGCCGTAGGAGCAACGGTTATGCTCAATATACTCATTGCCGG ACAAACAACTGGAGCTTCAATGAATCCAGTAAGAACACTGGGGCCAGCCATTGCAGCAAACAATTTCAAAGCCATATGGATTTACCTCACAGCTCCCATATTAGGGACATTGTGTGGAGCTGGAATCTACACTGCAGTTAAGTTGCCTGACAAAGATGGTGATTCTCGCTTGCCTTCTACTGCAGCAAGCTTTCGACGATGA